The proteins below are encoded in one region of Tomitella fengzijianii:
- the cas3 gene encoding CRISPR-associated helicase Cas3', translated as MYQPGTTSSTLSAPASSAWAKSDRDGNWAPLARHMADSAAIAGLLWDEFLSPAVRRLVIDAIGDEDRARRVAVWMAGGHDLGKCTPAFAIQAPALCDRMIEMDLEVRIGIGDGGRKVVPHSLAGFTLWTAWLEERGVKATRAWTYAAASGGHHGVYPDGGDDTRAMPGTLFTGESQTWRDTQWELADFATTLAGITVDDIATFAKKPLPQQVQVLLTGFTIMADWLASNERWFPLTDGARTSEERADAAVRDLRFPAPWSPEPPHEADELLRSRFGLSAGRVRPVQAAAVDVARACAGAELMIIEAPTGEGKTFAALAAAEVLAARFGLGGLQFALPTCATSDGMFPTIARWLPTTMPSDTRASLALSHGRAQFNDQYQGLLGRRGFRSTGIGEGTDRCGGEVVAHWWLSGRKSAALADFVVCTIDQILFSALSSRHVMLRHLGMAGKVVVLDEIHAADAFMSQYLHRALEWLAAYGVPVIALSATLPPAQRTELLTAYNKGRGRKVPSGAYQASADAAGYPLITVTAPAGAASVAVEPSSRRVQYQVEWHEANDSDGADDAAALASDVAVAAADSGCIAVVCNTVRRAQAVFGALQTVLGDDVVLLHSRFVAQERARIENRLRTGLGPDAGDSRPKRLVVVATQVVEQSLDLDFDLMFTDIAPLDLVIQRAGRLHRHARESRPRGMERARLVITGTRRSVQGDPRFAPGLTSVYPTIALLRSVACLDAHGPLILSPADVPGLVRFAYDEGLEPPADWRAAWAKAEDRDRDRVADQVSRAKVFRIAAPKRGGNMRGWNSLRGAEGSDDALSQAQVRDAADALEVIVVQRISGAIVGPPWAGELAGMPLESATVVDDDLARTIARWTVRFPAYMGDGKLGDAVIDALEENKIDSWQNSRWLGGALALVLDEDLRAVVAGFDVAYDVRRGLIVKKCRRTSDV; from the coding sequence ATGTATCAGCCGGGTACGACAAGTTCGACTCTTTCCGCCCCAGCGAGTTCCGCGTGGGCGAAGTCCGATCGTGACGGCAACTGGGCTCCACTCGCCCGCCACATGGCCGACTCCGCCGCGATCGCCGGGCTTCTCTGGGATGAGTTCCTCTCTCCCGCGGTGCGGCGGCTCGTCATCGACGCCATCGGCGACGAAGACCGCGCGCGCAGGGTCGCGGTGTGGATGGCGGGCGGCCACGACCTCGGCAAGTGCACCCCCGCCTTCGCGATCCAGGCCCCGGCGCTGTGCGACCGCATGATCGAGATGGACCTCGAGGTCCGCATCGGGATCGGGGACGGCGGACGCAAGGTCGTGCCGCACTCGCTCGCCGGCTTCACGCTGTGGACCGCGTGGCTCGAGGAGCGCGGCGTGAAGGCCACCCGGGCATGGACCTATGCGGCCGCATCGGGCGGCCATCACGGTGTGTACCCCGACGGCGGCGACGACACTCGGGCGATGCCCGGCACCCTCTTCACCGGCGAGTCCCAGACCTGGCGCGACACGCAATGGGAACTGGCGGACTTTGCGACCACTCTCGCGGGAATCACTGTGGACGACATCGCCACGTTCGCGAAGAAGCCGCTTCCCCAGCAGGTGCAGGTGCTGCTCACCGGATTCACGATCATGGCCGACTGGCTCGCCTCCAATGAGCGCTGGTTCCCCCTCACCGACGGGGCCCGCACCTCCGAAGAGCGCGCCGATGCTGCGGTACGCGACCTCCGCTTCCCTGCCCCCTGGTCGCCCGAACCACCGCACGAAGCAGACGAGCTGTTAAGGTCCCGATTCGGCCTCTCCGCCGGCCGTGTTCGCCCGGTCCAGGCTGCGGCTGTCGACGTCGCTCGAGCATGCGCCGGCGCCGAGCTGATGATCATCGAGGCACCCACCGGCGAGGGCAAGACATTCGCGGCACTCGCGGCTGCCGAAGTTCTCGCGGCGCGATTCGGTCTCGGCGGCCTCCAGTTCGCCCTGCCCACCTGCGCCACGTCGGATGGCATGTTCCCGACCATCGCCCGATGGCTGCCGACGACGATGCCTTCCGACACGAGGGCATCGCTCGCCCTCTCGCACGGCCGTGCCCAGTTCAACGATCAGTACCAGGGTCTGCTGGGGCGGCGTGGATTCCGCTCGACCGGTATCGGCGAGGGCACGGACCGCTGCGGCGGTGAAGTCGTCGCACACTGGTGGCTGTCGGGCCGCAAGTCGGCGGCGCTCGCCGACTTCGTCGTCTGCACCATCGACCAGATCCTGTTTTCGGCCCTGAGCTCCCGGCACGTCATGCTGCGCCACCTGGGCATGGCGGGCAAGGTTGTGGTGCTCGACGAAATCCATGCTGCCGACGCATTCATGTCCCAGTACCTGCACCGGGCGCTGGAGTGGCTCGCCGCCTACGGGGTGCCGGTGATCGCGCTTTCTGCCACCCTTCCGCCCGCTCAACGCACCGAGCTGCTGACCGCCTACAACAAGGGCCGCGGGCGCAAGGTTCCCAGCGGCGCCTACCAGGCAAGCGCCGACGCCGCCGGCTATCCGCTGATCACGGTCACCGCCCCGGCAGGAGCCGCGTCCGTCGCCGTCGAACCTTCGTCCCGTCGGGTCCAGTACCAAGTCGAGTGGCACGAGGCAAACGACTCGGATGGCGCCGACGATGCTGCCGCCCTCGCCTCCGACGTCGCCGTCGCGGCAGCCGACAGCGGGTGCATCGCGGTCGTGTGCAACACAGTCAGGCGCGCGCAGGCTGTTTTCGGCGCCCTCCAGACCGTACTCGGCGACGATGTCGTACTGCTCCATTCCCGGTTCGTCGCGCAGGAGCGCGCCCGCATTGAGAACCGGTTGCGGACCGGGCTGGGGCCAGACGCAGGCGACTCTCGCCCCAAACGCCTCGTTGTAGTCGCGACGCAGGTTGTGGAGCAGTCGCTCGACCTCGATTTCGACCTGATGTTCACTGACATCGCGCCGCTCGATCTCGTCATCCAGCGTGCAGGTCGGCTCCACCGCCACGCACGGGAGTCACGCCCCCGCGGGATGGAGCGTGCTCGGCTCGTGATCACCGGGACACGCCGCTCCGTGCAGGGAGACCCACGATTCGCGCCTGGGCTCACTTCGGTCTACCCGACGATCGCACTGCTGCGTTCCGTCGCCTGCCTCGACGCACACGGGCCGCTCATCCTCTCGCCCGCCGATGTCCCCGGGCTGGTTCGGTTCGCCTACGACGAGGGGCTCGAGCCTCCTGCCGACTGGCGGGCAGCTTGGGCGAAGGCCGAGGACCGGGATCGCGATCGCGTGGCGGACCAGGTCTCCAGGGCGAAGGTCTTCCGCATCGCCGCCCCCAAACGCGGCGGGAACATGCGCGGATGGAACAGCCTGCGCGGCGCCGAAGGCTCCGACGACGCGCTCAGCCAGGCGCAGGTGCGCGACGCCGCCGACGCGCTCGAGGTGATCGTGGTGCAGCGCATCTCCGGCGCCATCGTGGGCCCGCCGTGGGCGGGCGAGCTCGCCGGTATGCCGCTGGAATCGGCGACCGTCGTCGATGACGACCTCGCCCGCACGATCGCCCGATGGACTGTGCGCTTCCCCGCCTACATGGGCGACGGGAAGCTCGGTGACGCCGTCATCGACGCCCTCGAAGAGAACAAGATCGACTCTTGGCAGAACTCGCGATGGCTCGGCGGCGCACTCGCGCTGGTGCTGGACGAGGATCTCCGTGCCGTAGTCGCCGGCTTCGACGTGGCCTACGACGTGCGCCGTGGGCTCATCGTGAAAAAATGCAGGAGGACCAGTGACGTTTAA
- the casA gene encoding type I-E CRISPR-associated protein Cse1/CasA, with protein MTFNLIDEPWIVVRRIGGEADTVSLRTLFAEAPRIRRLAGELPTQDFAVLRIALAVLYRAVAYEIDSAPTTVAEELWEAPGLPLDQVDAYLDQWHDRFELFDDHAPFMQVADLASPSGAQGDVRLLLPDAPRGEPLFTMRSAVDSLTFAEAARWLAHCQAYDFSGIKTGAVGDPRVKGGKGYPMGIGWAGWLGGVVVEGDSLHHTLLLNLVLEDELRDDDLPVWEHKPLTAAPRPPHAIRPRGPAGLFTWPQRRIRLFRTDDAVDAVLVCNGDPVPYTSQIRNEPMTAWRYSEPQSKKFKSTVYMPRAHDPERSFWRGLATILSGGERSGRENKTHVAASVPPTVVTWAGDLVAAGILPREMLIRACAVGIEYGAQSSSYGNLIADDLVFHPVIAQPGDVPQKLAVLQAVEHADRAVSALASLGGDIAIASGGERGPAAQRARASGYHALDSAFREWVSTVRPDSDVAALDRQWSDRCGALIRAESDVIIAAAGPAAWIGREHDGKPLTVGHADARFRRTLASILPFTPTEERPA; from the coding sequence GTGACGTTTAACCTCATCGACGAACCGTGGATCGTCGTACGACGGATCGGAGGCGAGGCCGACACCGTCTCGCTGCGGACGCTGTTCGCGGAGGCGCCGCGCATTCGTCGCCTCGCCGGGGAATTGCCCACCCAGGACTTCGCGGTGCTGCGGATCGCGCTCGCCGTGTTGTACCGCGCGGTGGCATACGAGATCGACAGCGCGCCAACCACGGTAGCCGAAGAACTTTGGGAGGCCCCGGGACTTCCGCTGGATCAGGTCGACGCCTACCTCGACCAGTGGCATGACCGGTTCGAGTTGTTCGACGACCATGCGCCCTTCATGCAGGTAGCCGACCTCGCCTCACCGTCGGGTGCACAGGGCGATGTCAGACTGCTCCTGCCGGACGCGCCCCGCGGCGAGCCGCTGTTCACGATGCGATCGGCCGTCGACTCCCTGACCTTCGCCGAGGCCGCCCGCTGGTTGGCGCACTGCCAGGCCTACGACTTTTCCGGAATCAAGACGGGCGCCGTCGGCGACCCACGAGTCAAGGGTGGCAAAGGCTACCCGATGGGAATCGGATGGGCCGGTTGGCTGGGCGGAGTCGTCGTCGAAGGCGACTCTCTGCACCACACATTGCTGCTCAATCTCGTACTCGAGGACGAGCTGCGCGACGACGACCTGCCGGTGTGGGAACATAAGCCCCTCACCGCCGCGCCGCGCCCCCCGCACGCGATACGGCCGCGGGGCCCGGCCGGGCTGTTCACCTGGCCGCAGCGCCGCATCCGGCTCTTCCGAACAGACGACGCGGTCGACGCGGTGCTCGTGTGCAACGGCGACCCCGTCCCCTACACCTCCCAAATCCGCAACGAGCCGATGACTGCCTGGCGCTACTCCGAACCGCAGTCGAAGAAGTTCAAGTCGACGGTCTACATGCCGCGCGCGCATGATCCGGAGCGCTCGTTCTGGCGCGGGCTGGCAACGATTCTCAGCGGAGGGGAGCGCAGCGGCAGGGAGAACAAGACTCACGTCGCAGCCAGTGTGCCGCCCACCGTGGTCACCTGGGCCGGCGATCTCGTCGCGGCGGGAATCCTCCCCCGCGAGATGCTCATCCGTGCCTGCGCGGTGGGCATCGAATACGGCGCGCAGAGCTCCAGCTACGGCAATCTCATCGCAGACGACCTCGTCTTCCACCCCGTGATCGCTCAACCCGGTGATGTACCGCAGAAGCTCGCGGTCCTCCAGGCCGTCGAGCACGCCGACAGGGCCGTCAGTGCCTTGGCATCGCTCGGCGGCGACATCGCGATCGCATCGGGCGGCGAGCGTGGACCCGCAGCGCAACGGGCGCGCGCCAGCGGCTATCACGCACTCGATTCCGCATTCCGCGAATGGGTCTCGACGGTGCGCCCCGACTCGGACGTCGCAGCACTGGATCGCCAGTGGTCCGATCGTTGCGGCGCGCTCATCCGCGCCGAGTCCGACGTCATCATCGCCGCGGCCGGTCCGGCGGCCTGGATCGGCCGTGAGCACGACGGAAAACCTCTCACCGTCGGCCACGCCGACGCCCGTTTCCGCAGGACGCTCGCGTCGATCCTACCGTTCACCCCCACCGAGGAGCGTCCCGCATGA
- the casB gene encoding type I-E CRISPR-associated protein Cse2/CasB: MTSPSPQSTGKSAELGTADIAQKVRRLQKPRTDLGRHASRLIHVLQKRALARGGDSWSNATLARLRRAVQHPVGADPAVWEFLFEDLPEHCFGKGDDPSPDERAVHAAATLYAVHQQSKDRPMHVDGEGFGTAIRRLANPQDAAELAMPVLRRFNALATADNLDEQLHHARGLVQLMRRESIGFDYGTFAEDLARLQDPAHADAVRLRWARQFHRSIRPAARADKTESAPQPA; this comes from the coding sequence ATGACATCACCATCGCCCCAGTCGACGGGCAAATCGGCAGAACTCGGCACCGCTGACATCGCGCAGAAGGTGCGGCGCCTGCAAAAGCCGCGCACCGACCTTGGCCGGCACGCCTCCCGGCTGATCCACGTCCTGCAGAAGCGTGCCCTCGCCCGCGGCGGCGATTCCTGGTCCAATGCCACGCTGGCGCGCCTTCGCCGCGCGGTGCAGCATCCTGTGGGCGCCGACCCGGCCGTGTGGGAGTTCCTCTTCGAGGACCTCCCCGAGCACTGTTTCGGCAAAGGTGACGACCCGTCACCCGACGAGCGTGCCGTCCACGCCGCGGCAACTCTGTACGCCGTTCACCAGCAGTCAAAGGACCGTCCGATGCACGTCGACGGCGAGGGATTCGGCACGGCGATCCGCCGGCTGGCCAATCCGCAAGACGCGGCCGAACTGGCGATGCCGGTGCTGCGCCGCTTCAACGCGCTGGCCACCGCCGACAACCTCGACGAGCAGCTGCATCACGCACGGGGGCTGGTCCAGCTGATGCGCCGTGAGTCGATCGGTTTCGACTACGGCACCTTCGCCGAAGACCTGGCCCGGCTGCAAGACCCCGCCCACGCCGACGCGGTGCGGCTCCGGTGGGCCCGCCAGTTCCATCGGAGCATTCGGCCTGCCGCGCGCGCCGACAAGACGGAGTCCGCACCGCAGCCTGCCTGA
- the cas7e gene encoding type I-E CRISPR-associated protein Cas7/Cse4/CasC, with product MNRSLIDVHILQTLPPSNVNRDDTGSPKSAVYGGVRRARVSSQAWKRATRQAFHDHLDESELGERTKFVVEKIAMKITELSPHLENAPKLAEEVLAATGIKVTPAKKAKKSEEQEEQAATGYLLFLARRQIEGLAALAVEAGASSARIEKKAAKAVLQEGNSIDLALFGRMVADAPDLNVDACCQVAHAISVHGVQNEFDYFTAVDDNGSEDHAGAGMIGTVEFNSSTLYRYATIDVDELAKSLGSVEAAARAVDAFLTAFVTSMPTGKQNTFANRTRPDFVMVTIRDDQPVNLVGAFETPIESNDGRMLRAAQTLVEYAARQDDAYRTAPHAQYALAVGMADSDELSEALAQRAELVDLPSMIERTVATIGDRAAVPA from the coding sequence ATGAACCGCAGCCTCATCGACGTCCACATCCTGCAGACCCTGCCGCCGTCGAACGTCAACCGCGACGACACCGGCAGCCCCAAGAGCGCCGTCTATGGCGGCGTGCGGCGTGCCCGCGTGTCCAGCCAGGCGTGGAAGCGCGCGACCCGCCAGGCTTTCCACGACCATCTCGACGAGTCCGAGCTGGGCGAGCGCACCAAGTTCGTCGTCGAGAAGATCGCCATGAAAATCACCGAGCTCTCCCCCCACCTGGAGAACGCGCCGAAGCTCGCTGAGGAGGTGCTGGCTGCGACCGGCATCAAAGTTACGCCCGCCAAGAAGGCGAAGAAGTCGGAGGAACAGGAAGAGCAGGCCGCCACCGGTTACCTGCTGTTCCTCGCTCGCCGCCAGATCGAAGGGCTGGCCGCGCTGGCCGTCGAGGCGGGCGCGTCCAGCGCCAGGATCGAGAAGAAGGCGGCGAAGGCGGTACTCCAGGAGGGCAACAGCATCGACCTGGCGCTGTTCGGCCGAATGGTGGCCGATGCGCCCGATCTTAATGTCGACGCGTGCTGCCAGGTGGCACACGCGATCAGCGTGCACGGCGTACAGAACGAGTTCGACTACTTCACCGCAGTCGATGACAACGGCAGCGAGGACCACGCCGGCGCCGGGATGATCGGCACCGTCGAGTTCAATTCGTCTACCCTCTACCGGTACGCCACCATCGATGTCGATGAGCTGGCGAAGTCCCTCGGCTCGGTCGAGGCGGCAGCACGCGCCGTGGACGCGTTCCTCACCGCGTTCGTCACCTCGATGCCTACCGGCAAGCAGAACACCTTCGCCAACCGCACCCGTCCCGACTTCGTCATGGTGACGATCCGTGACGATCAGCCCGTCAACCTCGTCGGCGCGTTCGAGACGCCGATCGAGTCGAACGACGGCCGGATGCTCCGCGCCGCCCAGACACTGGTGGAGTACGCCGCGCGGCAGGACGACGCATACCGCACCGCACCGCACGCCCAGTACGCCCTCGCTGTGGGCATGGCCGATTCCGACGAGCTGAGTGAGGCACTCGCGCAGCGGGCCGAGCTGGTTGATCTTCCCTCAATGATCGAGCGCACCGTCGCCACGATCGGCGACCGGGCGGCGGTGCCGGCGTGA
- the cas5e gene encoding type I-E CRISPR-associated protein Cas5/CasD, with protein MTTLVIPLRGPMQAWGGSSRFSRRETGPVPTKSGIVGLLGAALGRRRTDPIEDLAQLRFGVRTDQQGSLERDFQTAKPHGEPHSKLSYRFYLADALFLAAVEGPDEVIGGLAGALQNPKFPLFLGRRSYPPAGPIRGEVVDTPMPELLRTHPWHAAEWYRRRQSRQVSLPIVRDPLPEEDKHEVVRDLPFSFDPRHREYGWREVHHERTDQFDNPLGRRAVHDPLALLGGA; from the coding sequence GTGACCACCCTGGTGATCCCGTTGCGCGGACCGATGCAAGCGTGGGGCGGGTCGAGCCGGTTTTCCCGGCGTGAAACCGGACCGGTCCCCACCAAGAGCGGCATCGTGGGGTTGCTGGGGGCAGCGCTCGGTCGTCGGCGCACCGACCCGATCGAAGACCTCGCCCAACTGCGCTTCGGCGTGCGCACCGACCAGCAGGGCTCGCTCGAGCGCGATTTCCAAACCGCCAAGCCGCACGGCGAGCCGCACTCGAAGCTCTCCTACCGCTTCTACCTCGCAGACGCCTTGTTCCTGGCCGCGGTTGAGGGCCCCGACGAGGTCATCGGCGGGCTCGCAGGCGCACTCCAGAACCCGAAGTTCCCGCTGTTCCTCGGCCGGAGGTCTTACCCGCCCGCCGGGCCGATCCGCGGCGAGGTCGTCGACACGCCGATGCCCGAGCTCCTGCGTACGCACCCGTGGCATGCCGCCGAGTGGTATCGGAGACGCCAATCCAGGCAGGTGTCACTGCCGATCGTCCGCGATCCGCTGCCGGAAGAAGACAAGCACGAGGTAGTGCGCGACCTTCCCTTCAGTTTCGATCCGCGGCACCGTGAGTACGGCTGGCGGGAGGTCCATCACGAGCGGACCGACCAGTTTGACAACCCGCTCGGCAGGCGCGCCGTCCACGATCCACTCGCACTCCTCGGGGGAGCCTGA
- the cas6e gene encoding type I-E CRISPR-associated protein Cas6/Cse3/CasE, producing MYLTRMFLNPRRRGAMKLLGSPQAMHAAVMAGFPPGTETTTPRGRVLWRVDRPAPEQVALFIASPHEPCLVHLKEQAGWSTADAWHTRDYRPLLDGLCAGDQYNFRLVGNPTHRGKDSRGVTKVFAHVTVAQQEHWLLRKAELHGFSLTAPAAEGDGSGFPGPMMVADRQTRRFRRSGSSVEVGTARFDGVLEVTDPDALRMALCHGIGRAKAYGCGLMTLAPVG from the coding sequence ATGTACCTGACCCGCATGTTCCTCAATCCACGCCGGCGCGGAGCCATGAAGCTCCTCGGATCTCCGCAGGCAATGCACGCGGCGGTCATGGCGGGCTTCCCTCCGGGCACCGAGACCACGACGCCTCGGGGCCGCGTGCTGTGGCGGGTCGACAGGCCGGCACCCGAGCAGGTGGCGCTCTTCATCGCCAGCCCACACGAGCCGTGCCTCGTGCACCTCAAAGAGCAGGCCGGGTGGAGCACCGCGGACGCCTGGCACACCCGCGACTACCGCCCCCTGCTCGACGGGCTCTGTGCCGGCGACCAGTACAACTTCCGTCTCGTCGGCAACCCGACCCATCGCGGCAAGGATTCTCGTGGTGTCACCAAGGTTTTCGCGCACGTGACGGTGGCGCAGCAGGAGCATTGGCTGCTGCGCAAGGCAGAGCTGCACGGGTTCAGCCTGACCGCGCCCGCCGCCGAGGGGGACGGTTCGGGTTTTCCGGGGCCGATGATGGTCGCCGACCGGCAGACGCGGCGGTTCCGGCGCTCCGGATCCAGCGTCGAGGTCGGCACGGCGCGCTTCGACGGCGTTCTCGAAGTCACTGATCCCGACGCGCTGCGCATGGCGCTCTGTCACGGCATCGGCCGGGCGAAGGCCTACGGCTGCGGCCTGATGACCTTGGCCCCGGTCGGATGA
- the cas1e gene encoding type I-E CRISPR-associated endonuclease Cas1e, giving the protein MRPARPQELTRVEDRLSFVYVERCTIGRDSNAITATDDRGVVHIPAASLGTLLLGPGTRVTHQAMVLLADSGSTAVWVGEHGIRYYAHGRGLSRTTRMPEAQAAAVSNTRSRLAVARAMYSMRFPGEDVGRLSMHQLRGREDARVRRIYRDESERTGVEWHRRDYDPADFAASDEINQALSAAHTSLYGVVHAVIVGLGCSPGLGFVHTGHDRAFVYDIADLYKADVTIPIAFSVVADLLARRDDADTGAIDVPSATRRAVRDAMKGHRVISRCVADLRRLLLPDDDGAGAEAEILELWDDRVGRVAGGVNYEEDVPW; this is encoded by the coding sequence ATGAGGCCCGCCCGGCCGCAGGAGCTGACCAGAGTCGAAGATCGACTTTCGTTCGTTTACGTGGAACGATGCACGATCGGACGCGATTCGAACGCGATCACCGCGACGGACGACCGCGGCGTAGTGCACATCCCCGCAGCGTCACTGGGCACACTGCTGCTCGGCCCCGGCACCCGTGTGACTCACCAAGCCATGGTGCTGCTTGCCGACAGCGGCAGCACCGCCGTGTGGGTGGGTGAGCACGGCATCCGCTATTACGCGCATGGCCGTGGCCTCTCGCGTACCACCCGGATGCCGGAGGCGCAGGCTGCTGCTGTGTCGAATACGCGATCGCGCCTTGCCGTGGCACGAGCGATGTATTCGATGCGGTTCCCGGGCGAAGACGTCGGCAGGCTCAGCATGCACCAGCTACGCGGCCGCGAGGATGCACGTGTACGGAGGATCTACCGGGACGAGTCCGAGCGGACCGGCGTCGAGTGGCATCGGCGCGATTACGACCCGGCGGATTTCGCTGCGTCAGACGAGATCAATCAGGCGCTGTCGGCGGCGCATACGAGCCTGTACGGCGTGGTGCACGCGGTGATCGTGGGCCTGGGCTGTTCGCCGGGGCTCGGCTTCGTCCACACCGGGCACGATCGCGCATTCGTCTACGACATCGCTGATCTGTACAAGGCCGACGTCACGATTCCGATCGCATTCTCGGTGGTCGCGGACCTGCTAGCGCGAAGGGACGACGCAGATACCGGCGCGATCGACGTTCCATCGGCCACCCGACGCGCAGTGCGTGACGCGATGAAGGGACACCGTGTGATCTCCCGTTGCGTCGCCGACCTACGGCGTCTTCTGCTGCCGGACGACGACGGTGCCGGAGCGGAGGCCGAGATCCTCGAACTGTGGGATGACAGGGTCGGCCGCGTCGCGGGCGGAGTCAACTACGAGGAAGACGTGCCTTGGTAG
- the cas2e gene encoding type I-E CRISPR-associated endoribonuclease Cas2e yields the protein MVVFILTACPAGLRGHLTRWLMEVSAGVFVGHVSNRVREHLWSQVVDLVKDGKVIMVYPEDNEQGLAFRTHRHEWTPVDLDGITLMSRPMDTQATRGRVRRGWSTASRRRRHS from the coding sequence TTGGTAGTTTTCATCCTCACCGCCTGCCCTGCCGGCCTCCGGGGGCATCTGACCCGGTGGCTCATGGAGGTCAGTGCCGGCGTGTTCGTAGGGCATGTCTCCAACCGCGTGCGCGAACACCTGTGGAGCCAAGTGGTCGATCTGGTCAAAGACGGGAAGGTGATCATGGTCTATCCCGAGGACAACGAGCAAGGGCTTGCCTTCCGGACACACCGGCACGAATGGACGCCGGTCGACCTTGACGGCATCACCTTGATGAGCCGCCCGATGGACACTCAAGCAACTCGAGGCCGGGTTCGCCGTGGATGGAGCACCGCATCCCGACGACGTCGCCACTCGTAG
- a CDS encoding IS30 family transposase has product MGRRQLTLDDRVQIAVGIKAGLSDAEIGEDIGRNPTVIWRERKRNASAAGGYRPVAADRAARGRRSRPQTRKIDADPQLELRVRTDLRHSRTPRQIAGRLHREATDDSVDTMVHSPDAGGRTISHEAIYQWIYALPKGELAKSGILLRSKRTRRKPRKALGERTGAKIVGMVSIDDRPEQASDRRVPGSWEGDLIIGKGGKSAAATLVERTSRFTLICGLPAGKNADGLADVLIDTVSGMPRHILGSLTWDQGTEMARHAALTTATDLKVYFAHPHSPWERGTNENTNGLIREYLPKGIEITDHQPYLDTIADELNDRPRAVLGFLTPREVFTKLLAEPIASTS; this is encoded by the coding sequence TTGGGGCGGCGGCAGCTGACGCTGGACGACAGAGTGCAGATCGCGGTCGGGATCAAGGCCGGTCTGTCCGACGCGGAGATCGGTGAGGACATCGGCCGGAACCCGACGGTGATCTGGCGCGAACGCAAACGCAACGCCAGCGCGGCCGGCGGCTACCGGCCAGTGGCCGCCGACCGCGCAGCACGAGGGCGCCGTAGCAGACCACAGACCCGCAAGATCGACGCGGACCCGCAGCTTGAGCTGCGGGTCCGCACCGATCTGCGCCACTCACGCACGCCCCGCCAGATCGCCGGCAGGTTGCACCGTGAAGCTACCGACGACAGCGTGGACACCATGGTGCATTCCCCTGACGCCGGAGGCCGAACCATCTCACACGAGGCCATCTACCAGTGGATCTACGCGCTGCCCAAGGGCGAGCTCGCCAAGTCCGGGATCCTGTTGCGCTCCAAGCGCACCCGCCGCAAGCCCCGTAAGGCGCTCGGCGAGCGCACCGGCGCGAAGATCGTCGGCATGGTCTCGATCGACGACCGGCCCGAGCAGGCCTCCGACCGCAGGGTTCCTGGATCGTGGGAAGGCGATCTGATCATCGGGAAGGGCGGCAAGTCCGCGGCCGCCACCTTGGTCGAGCGCACCAGCAGGTTCACCCTGATCTGCGGTCTTCCCGCAGGTAAGAACGCCGACGGCCTCGCAGATGTGCTCATCGATACGGTCAGCGGCATGCCCCGGCACATCCTCGGTTCCCTGACCTGGGATCAGGGGACCGAGATGGCCCGGCATGCCGCGCTGACCACGGCCACGGACCTGAAGGTGTACTTCGCTCATCCGCACTCGCCGTGGGAGCGCGGCACCAACGAGAACACGAACGGGCTGATCCGCGAGTACCTGCCGAAGGGCATCGAGATCACCGACCACCAGCCCTACCTGGACACGATCGCCGACGAGCTCAACGACCGGCCACGCGCGGTACTCGGCTTCCTCACCCCGCGGGAGGTGTTCACGAAGCTACTGGCCGAGCCGATTGCTTCCACGAGTTGA